The Salvia splendens isolate huo1 chromosome 21, SspV2, whole genome shotgun sequence genome includes a window with the following:
- the LOC121784999 gene encoding adenine nucleotide transporter BT1, chloroplastic/mitochondrial-like, which translates to MSVKMQSLDSNRKGFSSSNSNLGLQWNLQDSNFYPGGGLFASVSQMGNDDNGGFKLPYADLLVKYVSLPEGFKNQGLSEEESELVDRKKKRGLKLKIKVSNPSLRRLISGGIAGAVSRTAVAPLETIRTHLMVGSSGNSSSEVFQNIMQSEGWKGLFRGNFVNVIRVAPSKAIELFVYDTVNTNLSPKPGEQPKLRVPPSLVAGACAGVSSTLVTYPLELVKTRLTIQREAYNGLLDAFVKIFQEGGLQELYRGLTPSLIGVIPYAAANYCAYDTLRKAYRKVFKQERIGNIETLLIGSAAGAISSTATFPLEVARKHMQVGAVSGRHVYKNVLHALASILEREGLEGLYRGLGPSCLKLVPAAGISFMCYEACKKILVEKEGEEE; encoded by the exons ATGAGTGTAAAAATGCAATCTTTGGATTCCAATAGAAAAGGGTTTTCCTCGTCGAATTCCAATTTAGGGCTTCAATGGAATCTCCAAGATTCCAATTTTTACCCTGGTGGTGGCTTATTTGCCTCTGTTTCTCAAATGGGAAACGATGATAATGGGGGTTTCAAATTGCCCTATGCTGATTTGCTGGTTAAGTATGTTTCATTGCCTGAGGGTTTCAAGAATCAAGGTCTGTCGGAGGAGGAGAGTGAGTTGGTGGATAGGAAGAAGAAAAGGGGGCTTAAGCTGAAGATTAAGGTTTCTAACCCCTCTTTGAGGAGGTTGATCAGTGGGGGGATTGCGGGGGCTGTCTCTAGGACTGCAGTGGCACCGTTGGAGACGATTAGGACTCATTTGATGGTTGGGAGCAGTGGGAATTCGAGCTCCGAGGTATTCCAGAATATTATGCAGAGTGAGGGGTGGAAAGGGCTGTTTAGGGGGAATTTTGTCAATGTGATTCGTGTTGCGCCTAGCAAAGCCATAGAG TTATTCGTTTACGACACTGTGAACACGAATCTCTCACCAAAACCCGGTGAACAACCAAAACTACGTGTTCCCCCTTCGTTGGTTGCAGGGGCTTGTGCTGGTGTCAGCTCGACTTTAGTCACGTACCCCCTCGAGTTGGTCAAGACCCGACTAACCATACAG AGAGAAGCTTACAACGGCTTGCTCGACGCCTTTGTTAAAATATTCCAAGAGGGCGGCTTACAGGAGCTCTACAGAGGCCTCACTCCCAGTCTCATCGGAGTGATCCCGTACGCCGCAGCCAACTACTGTGCATACGACACTCTGCGAAAAGCCTACCGGAAAGTCTTCAAGCAGGAGAGGATTGGTAACATCGAGACCCTCCTCATCGGCTCCGCTGCCGGCGCCATTTCCAGCACTGCCACGTTTCCTCTGGAGGTAGCTCGGAAGCATATGCAGGTCGGGGCCGTGAGCGGGAGGCACGTGTACAAGAACGTGCTCCATGCTCTTGCAAGCATTCTTGAACGGGAGGGGCTTGAAGGCCTTTATAGAGGGCTCGGGCCGAGCTGCTTGAAGCTCGTGCCGGCTGCCGGCATCTCTTTCATGTGCTATGAGGCGTGCAAGAAGATTTTGGTAGAgaaagaaggagaggaagagtaG
- the LOC121783511 gene encoding probable sugar phosphate/phosphate translocator At2g25520, with product MGKGGALSDGVVKKIMLSYMYVAIWIFLSFTVIVYNKYILDRKLYNWPFPISLTMIHMAFCSSLAFAAVRVFRLVEPAALSRRTYLSSVVPIGALYSLSLWLSNSAYIYLSVSFIQMLKALMPVAVYSIGILLKKDAYKSTTMSNMLAISVGVAIAAYGEAKYDSWGVFLQLGAVVFEATRLVMIQILLTSKGINLNPITSLYYVAPSCFLFLSIPWLIVEFPLLRQQTAAFHFDFLIFGTNCLCAFALNLAVFLLVGKTSALTMNVAGVVKDWLLIAFSWSVIKDTVTPVNLIGYGLAFLGVAYYNHSKLQALKAKEAQKKTAAADEEAAKLITEREGDGKKGDSQA from the coding sequence ATGGGGAAAGGCGGCGCCCTCTCCGACGGCGTGGTGAAGAAGATCATGCTCTCCTACATGTACGTCGCGATCTGGATCTTCCTCTCCTTCACCGTCATCGTCTACAACAAGTACATCCTGGATCGGAAGTTGTACAATTGGCCTTTCCCCATCTCCCTCACCATGATCCACATGGCCTTCTGCTCCTCCCTCGCCTTCGCCGCCGTCCGCGTCTTCCGCCTCGTCGAGCCCGCCGCCCTCTCCCGCCGCACCTACCTCTCCTCCGTCGTCCCCATCGGCGCCCTctactccctctccctctgGCTCTCCAACTCCGCCTACATCTACCTCTCCGTCTCCTTCATCCAGATGCTCAAGGCGCTCATGCCCGTCGCCGTTTACTCCATCGGAATCCTCCTCAAAAAGGACGCCTACAAGTCCACCACCATGTCCAACATGCTCGCCATCTCCGTCGGCGTCGCAATCGCCGCCTACGGCGAAGCCAAATACGATTCCTGGGGAGTTTTCCTCCAATTAGGCGCCGTCGTCTTCGAGGCCACGCGGCTGGTCATGATTCAGATCCTCCTCACCTCCAAAGGCATCAATCTCAACCCAATCACATCTCTCTACTACGTCGCGCCGAGctgctttctcttcctctcgatCCCCTGGCTAATCGTCGAATTCCCCTTGCTGAGGCAGCAAACCGCCGCTTTCCACTTCGATTTCCTCATCTTCGGCACGAATTGCCTTTGCGCCTTCGCGCTAAACCTCGCCGTGTTCCTCCTCGTAGGGAAGACATCGGCGCTGACCATGAACGTCGCCGGAGTTGTCAAGGATTGGCTCCTAATCGCGTTCTCGTGGTCGGTGATTAAGGACACCGTCACGCCGGTGAATCTGATCGGGTATGGATTGGCGTTTTTAGGCGTCGCGTACTACAATCACTCGAAATTGCAGGCGCTGAAGGCGAAGGAGGCGCAGAAGAAGACGGCGGCGGCGGATGAGGAGGCGGCGAAGCTGATAACGGAGAGAGAAGGGGATGGGAAGAAGGGAGATTCGCAGGCTTGA